The Vitis vinifera cultivar Pinot Noir 40024 chromosome 8, ASM3070453v1 genome segment aaagaattaaaaaaaaaaaagtaaaagacggaaagtaataattaaaggaaaaatgggCTCAAGTGGCTGAAGGGGTAACTATAGGGGTATTTTTGTTCATAATAGGCTATTTTTTAGGTTATTAAAAGCGGGAGATTACTTTTACAATGTGAAGGGaattttgtcccttttaatCGGTTATGCCTAAACCATTCTTCATTCACGAAGTTCTCCTTAAAAGACACATTTTTCTTGGATGTAAACTAGAACTCCCTCACCATACGGGCCTTGAGGCCAGCATGCTTAATTTGGGCCCTTAGTTTAACCTAGGACTCACTGTAAATGGGCTGGAAGTCTTTGGGCTGCTAAGGAGCGTCAGAAATAGGAATTGGGCTTAGTCCACCCATCCCCAGCGCTCGTATCAACACTATCCAAATCGGGTCGAACTTGGGCCTAGCTGCAATTGCCCACAGCATTTCACatgtattaattaaataataaatccgAATTGAATTATGGGCCGGCGTTGCAGATGGAAATGAGTCCAGTCATATATGTACGGGGCCCACTATGAGTGTTGGGCAGGGCAACCACAAGTTTTCCTTTCTGTACTTCAGGGGTGGGCCCTCTGGCCCTCATCCAATCCATTCATAGTAAATGTAAAAGACAGCGAATGTACCATCATCTGACAAACTCAGACACGTGTCAACATTACGTTCATGACTACCTCCTGCACGTCGGTGCTCAGCCACCAGTCTTCCTCTAGGTATATGCTAGCCTCTTCCATGTTCATTAACTACTCGTTATCATCAAATAGaggtaatattttttaaattaatgccTATGAgacatagaaataaaaatatatatattaaaaaaaaaaaaaagaaagaagaagctAAATTTGAATAAGGGGGTTAATTCACTTTTGGTATGTAGAAACTTAGAAGAAAATGTTGAATCTTGAGACCagtttttatggaaaaaatcaGATGGAATGAGTAAacgaaaaataatgataattaagaAGGATGGTAGAGATTGATTATTTCAAATGGGGTTGCCATGTGTACCGTtgtgcaataaataaaattggttgGAGAAAATGACAGAAGTGGTAGGCTTGGGTTGGAAGCCTGACACCATACCGTCCACATTAAAGAGCATGGTAGCCACGTCTCAACCTATACATTATTTGTCCTTACTCCACATTCTTCTAGATAAAAAATGGGGTGTCGGTCAATTAGATGGGGCGACCATAACCTAACAATGTGACAGGTACCCATCTCCAAGGGGATCACCGCCCTCACGACTTTCCTATATATGTTGAGTTGTCACATTTTTGGACTTACTCAGAATTAGTGGATTgatcaaaaatagattttaacgGCAAGAGAGTCACCTAGATCTCCTCATATTTCCGGATGAGGAGGGATAAGggaattccttttttttttttttgccctctttcttttcttttctaaagttTTCTAatccaaacaaaccctaaagtTAAATTTTGAATGATTTGTCTTAAGAGTGTTGAGCTCTTTAAGTTTGtgggttttattattattttcctcattttcatGAACCTTATCCTTTCATGtgcattcttcatttgttcagAGGACAAAGCCCATTTAAGATATAAATGGCGAAGCTTTTTAGAAGgtgggaaaggaaaaagaaaaagaaaaagtgagatATTAACGCACCTTTTCCTCTGAACTGAAGAGTACAAGTAAGCTGGACCATTAGGGGTTGAAAGGCAGGGTGCAGGTTGAGAGGGAGTCGGCACCTTGGGTAAATTGAAGTACGGTTTCTGACAAATTAACAGGCCTTTTTCCACAAGTTATAAAGCCTCCCTGAGCGAACCGTATGTCCACATCCCTCTGCTGCACCCGTGTCTTGCAAATGAAAACCTGTGGGCGGAAACCCCACTTTTTCTAATTAAGGTGGTGTATGTTTTTCGtaccaaaatatttaatttttttatttaattaaaataatttattataacaaattcACGTTAATCATATtagttaatatttatatattatttttcaactaaattttgactttttctattaaccACAAAACAAAGACCAtctaaatcaattttcaatCATATTAAACTACCTTAATTATGTACATTATCTACCTCATTTAAAAGTAATGATATTGGGTGCATGCCTGAGTTTGGGTCAAGCGCAAATGGTGatgtgtttgatttatttttattggatattaattaatttttaaataaaaataattaaaattcaatcaaaaaattAGTATCAAATTGATAAGTTTGGAATTGTTTTAATCTAGGTTTGAGAAATAGGAAGACCAAGTTGGTTTTGTCAAATAGTTAATtcaatccttttttttcccctttaaatTCCCCTTAATTCAAAACAAACATTAAGCCGAAATCCACACAAAATCTATCTTTATCCCATAAggattgtaattttttttcttatttggtcACCCTCCTTGTTGatgggttttttctttttgggtttcTTGGTATCTTTCAACTTCTTTGAATAAATGCGGTAAACACTGAAAAATGTAGCGAAACCATGCTTAATCAGGATTACACGTATGGCATGTGGCATTAAAATGGAAGAAGTGTCTCTTATTGAACATGGAGATCATAAGTAGAGTGAACGACGAAAACTTCTCCAACTTCGAAAGAGGCCATGTGAGGTGACAGAGTTCTGTAAGTTTTGTTGAAAGTCATATTTCTCGTCAGACGCATTAGTGGTTGTGACTTGCGAGTAAATTAGGGTGCATTGGAATTTGGAGCCAAGAAATTGTCATGCCGTGGGGATCTCTGTTAGGGGGAGCGTACGGATCATTTAGTATGCATGCACAGCAGCGTTACATGTCACAGCATTGCACCAGATTTTTAAAATAGTGGGAAGGAATTAAGGCATTGAATTCAATCCAACCACCGCCTAACCAATGTTCCTTCTGATTCACACCCACCAGGGTCACCACTTCTTCTATATAAGCACCAGGCCTCCAACCCACTTCACTCATCAGTTTCCGAACTCAACCCAGCTTCCAAGAGTAGTGATTCTTGAGTTTAATTCAACAGAATGGCTGGCTCAGTAGCTGTCAAGGTCTCATGCCTGGTGTTGATGTGCATGTTGGTGGCTTCGCCCATGGCAGTAGAAGGGTTGTCGTGTGGTGACGTAGCAACCCAGTTGGCCCCGTGCATCAACTACCTGAGAAGTGCTGGCCCATTGCCTCCGGCGTGCTGCAATGGTGTTAAGAACCTCAAAAACTCTGCCGCCACCACACAAGACCGCAGGACCGCTTGCAAGTGCTTGATAAATGCTTCTAAATCCATCTCTGGTGTGAACTTTGGTCTGGCTGCTGGCCTCCCTGGCAAATGTGGTGTCAACATTCCTTACAAGATTAGCCCCTCCACCAACTGCGACCAGTATCTACCCTCTCTCTCTATTTCCTTCTCTCCTTATCTCATAAGGAATTAACAtgaaattttacatattttctaACTCGTGGTGTTTGTTGTTGCAGAGTGAATTGAGGTGACTGGAGGAGCGAGGAACCTGTTTAGCAGCATGAAAATAAAGCGGACGTTGAGTCCAGTGCTCGGGACTTCACTCCAGCAAGTGACCTGTAGTATTTGTAGTAATGTGTGTCCGTGTCCCATTCTACTTGTTTGCCATCTATCTATCTGCTTGAGTGAGTGAGCGAGTGAGTGcctatccatgtaataattatccTTACGGGAACCATGCTGGTCTACTTTTTTCTATACCACtactactctctctctctctctctctctctctctctgaactAAGGGGTACCCTATAATTATCCTTACGGGAACCATGCTTGTCTACTTTTTTCTATACtactcctctctctctctctctctctctctctgaactAAGGGGTACCCTACAATGAAATGAAAAGGGTTCCACTGCTAGGTAAGCGGCACATGGGTGGGTGAGACATGTGAAGAGAAGGGCACACACTCATGCCAATTGAACATTAATGGCTGGGAGTTGGGGCAGACAAATCATATTTTCACATAGGGCCACtttctaaaaggaaaaaactgGAGCTCAGCCCCATTCTTCCGTAAGTAATTGAAGTTTATGTTACTGTAACAATGCCCAACCACATAGATGACCAAACCCCAATCGTTTCAAAATCTTAGGGTTGTTTGTTAGcagaaaatagattttttttcttttcttttctttttcccataaCAGAAAATCGAAGATGGAATGTGAGTAAAAAGAAGACATTATTTCATTTCCaaaaatgaacatatttttgaaatatgacTAATTGTTAAACACTCCCTTGTGACTCATGTATTTTCTTGGCCGTTCCATTAATAGtacactaatttaaaaaaattatgcttaaattattatagtagaagaagttattacaaatatatgataGTTTTTGTCATATAGAAGAtaggaaagaggagagaggagagagggtgaacggataattttttttaaaaccaaaatcatcttttcaaatttcaaaagatgaaatcgtctcttcaagatacgagttttcatgaaaaaatatatatatataattttttttaaaaat includes the following:
- the LOC100261985 gene encoding non-specific lipid-transfer protein P5, whose translation is MAGSVAVKVSCLVLMCMLVASPMAVEGLSCGDVATQLAPCINYLRSAGPLPPACCNGVKNLKNSAATTQDRRTACKCLINASKSISGVNFGLAAGLPGKCGVNIPYKISPSTNCDQVN